The following proteins come from a genomic window of Plutella xylostella chromosome 22, ilPluXylo3.1, whole genome shotgun sequence:
- the LOC105382151 gene encoding glutamate receptor-interacting protein 2, which produces MFTNFKLLRQKSKEDPTPTCYRSVKHKPPKTPTLTRARKHQRRRSEPGAVPSIAGFAPNSAALTSDLLAPGDRICSVNGISTARLSNQDVLRLLDNVEERAELELEYYMPNYASQNSLYITTKLAEVPVEKIGGSLGITIRGGLPENSGASADLVLNSRSLDALPLVVTHVRPGGAAYNTSRIKPGDRLLKVDHISLTNKTLSEVHQILQTCPQVTSLTIEYDVSIMESVKLATGPLLIEIERPSNEDLGVFLVNQRYSDDVYSSASETYQMVGNCNAIYIDSILPASISDRCGALHPGDQLLAFDDHVIDGNNYTAEEVMCYLEASEAGYTRLHVAPRHVRHAPRAVRENSISGTSTLNTAKKNRQRNYRQSSVPKLGLQEDYDSQPTYMSTGAIYRSEALNVQLEVPPGHSSGVSIHEEGGALVIAHIAPQSPAYRSACLQIRDRVMSINGHENLTLDVANEILQRRNDSHNPKYLTLNVEFNMPNTIEASSGVFNVKLAKSSGGLGVTITGCKQKLLSNEEPMVISDIKPGSVAHRCGALAAGDQLLSINGQPLHNLSLDTAFNILQNSPDDIITLKIRKRDLTEDWSNIHKQNAKLTLQSFSHIETKVQVHSGKDSGHHSESPNNSVKESERSHGSSSNDSGAMVFTIELMKQENGPLGLTIAGSEDVTQPILVSGLIEGGVAEKSGKLAIGDELLSINGESVLTKPLSDAIKLLQNSGQRVQLQLCRKVTGLLDNAENASARDSSHSTSSPGLSNDSAVESWDQNTPVRTSANCGKKVIFNDNDNKDFNSISNAVNFSGNSEIIEYAVPDKTRIHDKQPYSPTDEDKLMASNYTSAAPYSINDLPLPNYSLNNSLKTFHYENTCIIPDNTLKNKQSLTREDDVQQIEILTSTMKDCQLHNMEKSSCKCDYVQMAPYGMISKGRQHWDGEFMGNGIYTVTTPQSSPLKPNMPGTSFQFGNSNIYENDGPSLYSTDSLSPARASVHHVILYKDAIYDDYGFSLSDGLYERGVFINRIRKGGPADIVGLLKPYDRILQVNGTRTVDYDCCLTVPLIASAGDRLEIVVQRYAAAREMKRQDDNASPSDGNLVTKTI; this is translated from the exons GTCGCTCGGAGCCCGGCGCGGTACCCTCCATCGCAGGCTTCGCCCCCAACTCTGCCGCCCTCACCTCGGACCTCCTCGCTCCCGGAGACCGCATCTGCAGCGTCAACGGCATCAGCACCGCGCGCCTCAGCAACCAGGACGTGCTGCGATTGCTGGATAATGTGGAGGAACGGGCTGAGCTGGAGCTGGAGTACTATATGCCTAATTATG CGTCCCAAAACTCTCTCTACATCACCACAAAGCTAGCCGAAGTACCGGTCGAGAAGATCGGGGGTTCCCTCGGCATAACCATCCGGGGCGGCCTCCCAGAGAACAGTGGTGCCAGTGCGGACCTGGTGCTGAACAGCCGCTCCCTGGATGCTCTGCCTCTGGTCGTGACGCACGTGCGgccgggcggcgcggcgtatAATACCAGTCGGATCAAACCCGGTGATCGATTGCTTAAGGTTGATCAT ATATCCCTCACAAACAAGACCCTATCAGAAGTGCACCAGATCCTACAAACCTGTCCCCAAGTGACGAGCCTCACCATAGAGTATGACGTATCTATCATGGAGTCAGTAAAACTGGCCACCGGGCCACTGCTCATAGAGATTGAACGCCCAAGTAATGAAGATCTGGGAGTGTTTTTGGTAAACCAGAGGTACTCTGATGACGTCTACAGTTCCGCGTCAGAGACCTATCAGATGGTTGGGAATTGTAATGCTATTTATATAGATAGCATACTGCCGGCGAGCATAAGTGATCG CTGCGGCGCCCTCCACCCGGGCGACCAACTCCTGGCCTTCGACGACCACGTGATCGACGGCAACAACTACACGGCCGAGGAGGTGATGTGCTACCTCGAGGCGAGCGAGGCGGGCTACACGCGCCTGCACGTGGCCCCGCGGCATGTGCGccacgcgccgcgcgccgtCAGAG AAAACTCAATATCGGGCACATCGACGCTGAACACGGCAAAGAAGAATCGACAAAGGAATTATCGGCAGAGTTCGGTGCCTAAGCTCGGCCTACAGGAGGATTAcg ACAGCCAACCGACGTACATGTCGACGGGCGCCATCTACCGGAGCGAGGCGCTGAACGTGCAGCTCGAGGTGCCGCCGGGGCACAGCAGCGGCGTCTCCATACACGAGGAGGGAGGCGCGCTGGTCATTGCGCATATTGCGCCGCAGTCGCCTGCGTACAG gtCCGCTTGCCTTCAGATAAGGGATCGAGTGATGTCCATTAACGGACATGAAAACCTGACTTTGGACGTCGCGAATGAGATTCTTCAGAGGCGAAACGACTCTCACAATCCCAAATATTTGACTTTAAACGTGGAATTCAACATGCCGAACACAATTGAAGCCTCCAGTGGGGTGTTTAACGTGAAACTCGCTAAATCCTCGGGAGGCCTCGGTGTTACTATCACTG GTTGCAAACAGAAGTTACTAAGTAACGAGGAGCCGATGGTGATATCGGACATCAAGCCGGGGTCGGTGGCGCACCGCTGCGGCGCGCTGGCTGCGGGAGACCAGCTGCTGTCCATCAACGGACAACCACTACATAACCTGTCtctg GACACAGCGTTCAACATTCTCCAAAACTCACCCGATGACATAATAACCTTGAAAATTAGAAAACGAGACCTAACAGAAGACTGGTCAAACATCCACAAACAGAACGCTAAGCTCACGCTGCAAAGCTTCAGTCATATCGAAACAAAAGTCCAGGTGCACAGTGGTAAAGACTCAGGTCATCACAGTGAGAGTCCAAACAATAGTGTTAAGGAAAGTGAAAGGAGTCATGGTAGTAGTAGTAATGACAGTGGAGCGATGGTGTTCACTATAGAGCTTATGAAGCAAGAGAATGGACCTCTGGGCTTGACGATAGCGGGCAGTGAGGATGTTACACAACCTATATTAGTCAGTGGACTTATTGAAG GTGGCGTTGCGGAGAAGAGTGGTAAATTAGCGATAGGCGATGAACTCTTAAGTATAAATGGAGAGAGCGTTTTGACAAAACCCTTATCTGATGCTAtcaaattattacaaaacagTGGCCAAAGAGTGCAACTACAATTATGTAGAAAAGTTACAG GTTTATTAGATAACGCAGAAAATGCAAGTGCTAGAGATTCCAGCCATTCAACGTCAAGTCCAGGCCTTTCAAACGATAGTGCCGTAGAATCTTGGGATCAAAACACACCAGTTCGAACAAGTGCTAACTGTGGTAAGAAAGTTATTTTCAACGACAATGACAATAAAGATTTTAACTCCATCTCAAATGCAGTAAACTTTTCAGGCAATTCAGAAATCATAGAATATGCAGTCCCAGACAAAACTCGTATCCACGACAAGCAACCGTACTCTCCAACCGATGAAGACAAGCTAATGGCGTCGAACTACACATCAGCTGCACCATACAGCATCAATGACCTTCCCCTACCCAACTATTCCCTAAACAACTCTCTAAAAACGTTCCACTACGAAAACACGTGCATCATACCGGACAATACGTTAAAGAACAAACAGAGCTTAACGAGAGAAGACGATGTCCAGCAAATTGAGATTCTAACTTCGACGATGAAGGATTGCCAGCTTCACAACATGGAGAAGTCTTCGTGTAAATGTGACTATGTCCAAATGGCCCCATACGGGATGATTTCGAAAGGAAGGCAGCACTGGGACGGAGAGTTTATGGGCAACGGCATCTACACGGTGACGACGCCGCAGTCGTCGCCGCTGAAGCCTAACATGCCCGGAACCAGTTTTCAGTTTGGAAACAGCAATATTTACGAGAATGATGGGCCGA GTCTCTACAGCACCGACTCCCTATCCCCGGCGCGCGCGTCCGTCCACCACGTCATTCTCTACAAGGACGCCATCTACGACGACTACGGGTTCTCTCTGTCGGACGGACTGTACGAGCGTGGGGTCTTCATCAACCGGATACGGAAGGGCGGACCCGCTGATATTGTGGGGCTGTTGAAGCCTTATGATAGGATTTTACAG GTGAACGGTACTAGGACGGTGGACTATGACTGTTGCCTCACGGTGCCTCTCATCGCCTCGGCGGGGGACCGGCTGGAGATTGTGGTGCAGAGATACGCGGCTGCCAGg